CTTTCTCTGCCTGCCTTGTTAGCGGGAGGCTATTGATATTGGCGATATTCTTTCCAGTCTTATCTTTTACGGCCAACTCAACCTCCTTACGTAGTTCATAAAGGTCTACATTCAAGGCCTGCAGAATTTTAACAGCTGTCCCTTCCCCCTCTCGGATAATGCCAAGCAGCAGGTGTTCTGTGCCGATGAAATCATTCCCTAAGCGTAGAGCTTCCTCTCTGCTAAACGAAATGATCTCCTTTACTTGCGGTGAAAAATTCTGGTCCATTGTGAGAATATTAAATTATTAAAACCCTTACCGGGACTTGCTTATACAATATTAGCAAATAATTTTGATTTACCTTTACCCTAACACTTTAATAGTATAAAGTTCATTGTGGAGGGGTAATGAAGTAAGAAGAAGGCTGTTATTGGGCAGGATTCCGATTACTTATTTACTAAATCTAATAAAACAAAACCTTAAGGGATGGAATTCAAAATTGATACCAAAGAAAAAATTCTCGTTGTACAGCCGCAAATAAGTTTGCTGGATGCTAATTTGGCAGATGCCTTTGTAAAAGAAGTATCAGATCTACCCGGGTTAGAAGGCCGCAATCTTATACTGGACCTGGCATTGGTGTCAAATACGGACGAAGCGGGTACGCAAGCCATTTTAACAGTTTATAACCAGCAGTATGACAGCAGTTTGTCCTGCGCCCTCACCGGGCTTAACAATGACCTTTTAGCAAAAATTAAGGCGGCTGATGAAAATGTTGTAAACCTTGCCCCTACTATGTTAGAAGCGATTGACCTCGTCATGATGGAGGACCTTGAAAGAGAATTATTAGGCGAAGATGAATAATTTTTGTGCATTTGCCTCAGTGCCGCTATTTGGTTCCGGAATGTGGAAAATGGTTCCATATTCCGGAATTTTACATTTTATAAATGCGTATTTTCGGGCATGTTTGCGGTAACCATATTAGGTAATAATTCGGCTCTTCCCACGTTAGACAGGCATCCAACGGCACAGGTAGTCACATGTAACGATAGTTTGCTACTCGTAGACTGCGGCGAAGGCACCCAGGTACAGATTGCACGGTACAAAATCCGGCGCAGTCGGCTTAAGTACATATTTATCAGTCACTTACATGGAGATCATTATTTTGGTCTCATCGGCCTTATCAATACTCTGAGTCTGCTGGGGCGCCAGGATCCTCTTTATTTATTTGGGCCCCCGGAACTGGAACAGATCCTCAAACTCCAGATGGAAAGTGCTGCTACTACGCTACAATTCGAGATGCATTTCACCGCTTTACTACCGGAAAATCAAGGCATTATTGTGAATGACAAGGACCTGCAGGTGAGCTTTTTTGCCACCAGGCACCGCATTCCCTGCTATGGATTTGTGTTTGATATGCAGAAACGGAAGAGAAGAATTGTACCCGAACAGGCAAGGGCATATGAAATTCCCGCCGCCTATTTCTCCCAATTGGCCGAAGGAGCTGACTACCAGCGAAAGGATGGGGTACTTGTAAAAAATGACTGGGTGACCCTGCCTCCTGCCCCGGGTAAGAAATATGTGTATTGTGCAGATACGATGTATACGGAGGAATTATTGCCACACGTCCACCAGGCAGACCTGGTGTACCACGAAACAACTTATTTACATAACCTGGCAGAGAGAGCCGCTGAAAGATATCATAGCACCAGCGTGCAGGCAGCGACATTAGCTGCAAAAGGAGCCGCTAAAAGACTGATTATCGGGCATTTTTCTTCGAAATATACAGAGCTGGCAGCTTTCCTGGAGGAATGCAGGCCAGTGTTTCCAAATACTGATCTGGCACTGGAAGGAGCTACTTATATCATTTAAAAAACTAAGGGCTGCCTTCTGGCAGCCCTTAGTTTTTATTTAAAACGCTTTACGAAAGCGGCAATTCTTGCCTGCAATCCATCACTCACCGGCACAACCGGTAAACGGAATACATTTTCGATCAAACCACCCTCCTGTAAAAACGCTTTCACGCCCGCAGGGTTGTTTTCTTCAAACATGAGATCAAAAGCTTCCTGCAATTTATAATGTAAAGTTCTTGCTGTCGGGAAATCGTTCTTCAATGCAGCACGCACCATATCAGCGGTGTCTTTTGCAAAATAATTCGCTGCTACAGAGATCAAACCATCCATACCGGTAGCCATCTGCGGCATAGCCAGGGCATCATCCCCACTCACCACGATAAAATCTTTCGGTTTATCACGAATGATCTGCATACACTGCACCATATCACCACTGGCTTCTTTCATTGCCACGATGTTTTCCACTTCATGCGCCAGGCGCAGGGTGGTCTGAGCCGTCATATTACGGCCTGTACGTCCAGGTACATTGTAGAGAATAACTGGCTTTGGCGCTGCTGCCGCTACCGCCTTATAGTGCTGGAAAATGCCTTCCTGACTTGGTTTGCTGTAATAAGGAGCTACGCTAAGTATGGCAACGGCTTCATCGAGCGGACAGGTTTCGAGACGCTTGACTACATCACGGGTGTTGTAATCTCCAATACCCACCACCACAGGCACGCGTTTGGCAACTTTTTCGAAGGTGAACTTCATGATGTCCAACTTCTCTTCTGCGCTCAGTGTAGGTGTTTCACCGGTGGTTCCCAGGGATACTACATAGTCAACCCCGCCGGCAATCACATGATCGATGACTCTCTCTAAAGCATTCCAGTCGATGCTTTCGTCTTTTTTAAAGGGCGTAACCAGCGCAACACCGGTGCCTCTTAATTGTTCCATAATGCGTAAAAATTCCGGATAAGAAATTTCAAATAGCCTCCCGGCATCTCCCTTCAAGGGAAATTCCTGAAAGGAGGTGCAAAGATGCCAATTTGAAATGGTTTATGTCAAATTATTTTTAACGTTCGTCAAAAAAGCCCATGTTGCTGTATTTGTCAATACGCTGTTCGATTCTGGTATCGGCATCTATCTTTTTCAGTTCTGCCAGCTCTTCTTTAATTTTTTGCTTCAGGATCACCGCCATCTCATCAGGGTTTACGTGCGCGCCACCCAGCGGTTCATTGATTACACCATCTACCAGGCCAAAGTTCTTCATGTGATCAGAAGTCAGTTTCAGCTCCTCGGCAGCCTTCTCTTTGAAGTTCCAGCTACGCCAGAGGATGGTAGAACAGTTTTCAGGAGAAATTACAGTATACCAGCTATTTTCCAGCATCAGCACACGGTCTCCGATACCAATGCCCAGGGCACCACCGGAAGCACCTTCACCGATAATGACACAAATAACAGGCACACGCAGCTTCACCATTTCAAATATATTACGGGCAATTGCCTCACCCTGCCCACGCTCTTCAGCTTCCAGCCCAGGGTAAGCACCCGGTGTATCTATCAGCGTTACAATAGGCTTGTTGAACTTTTCAGCCAGTTTCATGAGACGCAATGCCTTGCGATAGCCTTCAGGATTTGCCATACCGAAATTACGGATCTGCCGCATTTTGGTGTTTACACCCTTCTGCTGACCGATAAACATCACCGTTTCGCCATCCAGGTCGGCGAAACCGCCTACCATCGCCTTATCGTCCTTTACATTCCTGTCGCCATGCAGCTCCACAAAGTTAGTACACATCTTCTCAATGTACGCCAGGGTATAGGGCCTATCCGGGTGCCTGCTCAGCAGTACCTTTTGGTAACTGGTCAGATGATCATAGATTTCCTGACGGGTATGAGCGATCTTAGACTCATATTCCACCACGGTAGCTGTCACGTCAACACCAGACTTGGCGCCGTTTTCTTTCAGTTTTTCCAGCTGATCATACAAGTCCGCAATAGGTTTTTCGAATTCCAGGAATTGCATATTTATGTTATAAATTGGTTAAAGTACGGTGTAAAGATAACGGGTAAAATATTTTTTAAAAAAGATTTGCAAAATTGATTGCTTTGTTGCTATCTTTGCAATCCCAAAACGGGAAAGCGGTAGCGCTGGAACGAAGGGCAAGGATCAGTAGTTCAGTTGGTTAGAATGCCGCCCTGTCACGGCGGAGGTCGCGGGTTCGAGTCCCGTCTGGTCCGCAAATATTTTTGAAACCCCGCGCTAAGCGCGGGGTTTTGTATTTTAGTCGAGTGATCCCCTTTGTATACCCTCCAATTTTATAAGCGTTAGAAAAACGTCAATGAATTATTTATTGAAACCAGGTTCAAACCAAATCTCATTCAAAGATTTGCTGCTTTTTAGTCCATATTTCCCAATACTTTTCTTTTTTTTCCCTACTCAAAAAGGAGCTATTAATTAAAGTGTGCACCTTTGAATTAAAAGACTTAAATCTTTTATAAGTATTATGTCTTACTTTTTCAGGAATGTTTAAGACAATGCCTAACGCTTCAAAATCTCTCAATTTTATATTCTTCTTTTTGCCGTTGAGCAATAATGCCATTTCTTCCTGGTCCTTGGGGAAAACAAGGTTAACATTCAATAGATCATAAGCGGGACTCAGTGCTATACTGTTCTCAAGATGAAGTAAGGAAAAGTTTTTAAGATGCATATCATTATTTCCTGTCAGAAAACAGAAAAGCAATAATTCGAAATATTTCAGTACATCAAGCCCTGAATTAGTACAATACTGAAGTATTAGTTTTCCAGCTTTCTCGTAGGATCCTTTGTACTTATTTTCTGTTAAAAAACCAGAAAGCTGACAGAAGTCTTCAACATGAATCTTTTCCCTTTTTTCCCTATCAAAACGTCTGGCAATATAAACAAGGTTTCCATCAGTAGATCTGAGCAAGGTATGATGACATGTCAGAATACCAAATATTGCGGCAAGATGCATGGTAAGGTCTTCCGTTTCTGGCATGGCTACCATTATTTCATGTTGAGGTTTCAATATGTATTCTCCCCACAGCCCCACGATTGTAAGTCTGCCATTACTTTTAATCCTCTCCAACGTAACTGATAACTTAGGTTGCACACCTGTTAAGGCTATATGACTGCTAATCGTCTTTTCTGCCAGATCTTTTAATAATTGTTTGTCCAGGTTCAGCTCTGGCATAGTTTCGGTACCAAAAAAACGTTTTGCACATTTACTGTGGTATTCCTTGTCCCCAGCATCTTTATAGCAGAATAAACAATTGGACATATTATTCAATTTCATTTTCGGGTTCTATACTTACCGCACCAATAGTATCTCTGCATGTAAGTAATAATAATTCAAAGCGATCATTACCTTTAACTTTCCAGTGATCTTTAGCTATGTCTAATAGCCAGCCTTCAGGAATCAGTCCATCAAAGAAAGCAAACAATGTAAAACTATGATAAACCTCTTTTTGTAATGGTAAGGTTAAACTTATTGGTTTAGCCGATTCATCAACCAAATAATCTTCGTGATATAAAAACTTATAGCCGCCATCATATTCTGTTAGTGAACCAGCAAGTATGCTATTATAATACACTTTTGCAGTTTTACTCATTATATGTTGTTTTAGGTGCTGGTATAAGTTCCATCCCAAATAATTGAAGTAACTGATTCACTTTATCCATACGCATGGATGTTTTACCCTGTTCAATTTCCCGGATGAGCCGTAATCCCAGCCCAGATTTTAAGGATAGTTCTTCTTGTGTCAACCCGTTTTCTTTACGCTTAGCTTTAATTGTTTTGGACAAAAGAGTCATTTTATACCTTTTAGGGTATAAAAATACGAAATATCTACTTTTTATACCCTAAAAGGTATAAAAAAGCTAAGTACTAATAGATTTATACCCTAAAGGGTATAAATAAATAAAGAGGAGTAGAAGAATTGGGAAGCTTTGTAAATTATCCAATTCGTTCTTTATTTAGCAAAACACAGCTACCTATTACCAATAGCATGTTTCGGCGATGATTTTTAAATGGGTAGGTTTTAGATAAATCCCTTGCAAACAGGTTCCTTTAAATAAAAGCTAAAATATTTTGTCATAGTAGTCAATCTTTTTTCATTAATTTCAAGTTGAAAATCAATAATTTCTGCACGAATTTCATATACCACGTTTAACCTTGAAAAATGAGCCAAAAGAATGCAATAACTATCCCAAATAAAAAAGGCATATTCAGAAGTACAATTTATACAGGGATTTATTTGAAAAATAAAATAGCCCCACCAGAAGCAGGGCTTAGAAATTCTTCGGCTTATAGCCTTATTGTGATTTGCTAATCAAATATAGCAAATCAATTAATTCAACCACACTCTTATTCAATATTTTCCGGAAACAAAATTTATTAGTTCGACTTTATACCCACGTATAACTAAATCTGCAATTATGAATAATACTTTGGGAATTGACTTAGGCACACATTCTATTGGATGGGCCATAAGAAATCCAGATTTACAGGGAAATCAGACTGAAAAAGTTGGTGTTATTAGATTCAACGAAGGAGTAGGATCAGGAAAAGCCGGGGAATATTCGTATGCAGGGCAGCGAACAACTAAACGCGCAGCCAGAAGATTAAATCAGGCAAGAAAATATAGGATCTGGACGACCCTGGACCATCTGATTTCGGAAGGCTATTGTCCTCTTTCAAAAGAAGATCTGAATAATTGGAGGCATTATAACAAAGGAGAAGTCCACACAAATAAAAATGCTGGAAGAGTTTATCCCATTGACAATTTTGAATTTGCTAACTGGGTAAAACTCGATTTCGATCAAGATAACGCACCGGATTATAAAAGCCCCTACCAATTAAGAAAAGAACTGGTAACAATAAAGTTATCTTTCAGTGAGGAGAAAAATCGTCATAAACTCGGTAGAGCATTATACCATATTGCGCAACGAAGAGGTTTTAAGAGTAGCAGGAAAGAAACCATCGAAAGCATAGAGGAGCTGGCTGCAGATGAAAAAGAAATAGATCTGCAGGTCTCTGAGAAAAAAAAGAATAGGGTAATCAGCGAACTTTTTGAGAAGTATCCTGCAGCAAAGACCATTGGACATCTTTACGCCTTATTGGAAGATGATAATGTCAGAATCAGGGAAAATATTTCTCAATATGCTATTCGTGAAAACTATAAGGACGAGATTAAGCACATCTTTGAATTTCAGGAACTGGGTCTTGAGCATCCTTTATACAAGCAATTAGTAGAAGAGAAAAAAAATAAAAACGATGGCAGTATCTTTTATAAACGTCCGTTACGCTCTCAAAAAGGTCTCATTGGTAAATGTACATTGGAAGCCAATAAATACAGGGTACCGGTTAGCCATCCGGCATTTGAGAAATACAGAGCCTGGTCGTTCTTAAATAATATTCAATACAGGACACAAGGACAAGGATGGCAAAATTTACCCTTAGCCTTGAAAGAAATGATTTTCAAAGAAAAGTTCTTTAGAAAATCGAAAGTATATTTCCCCTTTTCTGAGATTATTGAACTTCTTCTCAAAAAAGGGTATCACTGGACATACAACTATTCTCCTAAAACAACCGTAACCGGTTGTCCAGTTTCAGCAAGGTTAAAAGAGATTTTTGGAGAAAATTATAATAACATAGAAATCGAAAAAACTCCGTCGTCTAAAACATCCAAAAACTATTACAACCTGGAAGATATCTGGCATGTGTTATTTTCCTATGAGGACCAGGAATGTGTAGTAGACTTTGCCGAACAACGGTTACAACTCCCTCCTGATAAAGCAAAATTATTTGTTGCTGCATGGAATGCCATGCCAGTTGGATATGGAATGTTGAGTTTAAACGCCATCAACAAAATTAATCACTTCCTGATAAAAGGACTAATATATACTGAAGCCGTTTTATTAGCGAATATTCCATATGTTATTGGACCAGAGTTATGGGAAGGTAATGAAACGCTATTTCTTAATGCTATCAGTACAATTATTGAGACAAATAGAGAGCAAAAGCTTATTGTCAACATTGTCAATAACCTTGTATCGAAACATAAAAGTCTGGATCAAAAATTCGGATACAAAAATAATGACTATAAACTTGACGATCAGGATCATTCCAATATCTTGGGCACTATTATCGAAGTATTAGGGCAAAGCAAATGGGATGAGTTACCTGAAGAAAAACGATCATTTGTTCGTGAAATGGTGACAGGTTGCTATCAGGCATATTTCAGAACCACTGGCCTTGTAAGGAAAGACATCAGGGGGCAAAGACATTTTGAGGTAAAAACAAGTAATCATACATTTTATAAATCAGATTCCGGGTATTATACAATGCCGAAACTGATCAACTCACTTACAACATTTATTCAGGACAATTTCATTGTATCTGAAAAAAAATTATCGAAGGTTTACCATCCATCTGAAATTAACATTTACCCAGCAGCCAAACCAGGAAAAGATCAGGTAACTGTATTAGGGTCTCCGAAGACGGATGCCTTTAGAAATCCCATGGCGATGCGAGCCTTGCATGAACTGAGAAAACTAATCAATTACCTGATTACCACCGGGCAAATTGATAGTGAAACCAGAGTCGTTGTAGAGGTAGCAAGGGAATTAAATGATGCAAATAAACGCTGGGCTATAGAAACATGGCAAAAACAACGGGAGGCTGAAAATGAAGAATTCCGGCGGATCATTGAAGAATTAGTTCAGAAGGATGGAATTCAGGCAAATAGTCAAAGTGAAAAGGATATAGATAAGATCAGGTTATGGTATGAGCAGAACGGGGAAGAGACGGTACCTCCCCTTACCGATGAGCGTAGGGAAATTAAAGGTATACGCTGGACCGAAAACAAAAAGGATTCCTATAAGCAAATATCCCTGCAAAAATCCATGATCGAAAAATATAGACTGTGGAAAGAGCAGGAATGTCAGTGTATCTATACAGGGAAAGTTATTCCTATTGCTGAATTATTTAATAGCAACGTTGTGGATTTTGAACATACTATTCCAAGAAGTATCTCCTTTGATAATTCACTGGCGAATCAAACGGTATGTTATGCCTATTACAACCGGACTATAAAGAAAAATTTGCTTCCTTTTCACCTCCCTGATTATGAGGGCATATTATCAAGATTAGAGAAATGGGAAGAAAAGGTTAATCGTATAAAACAGCAACTCGATTTCTGGAGAAGCAAATCAAAAAAAGCAATTGATAAAACAAGAAAAGACGAAGCCATACGGCAACGCCATTTATGGCAAATGGAACTTGACTATTGGCAAAATAAAGTAAATAGATTTACGATAAAAGAAGTTACAACAGGATTTAAAAATAGACAGAAAATAGACACTCAACTGATTTCGAAATATGCGTTTCATTATTTAAAAAGCTATTTCGAAAAAGTGGAAGTTCAAAAAGGAAGTATTACGGCCGAATTTCGGAAAATTTACAGTGTGCAGTCGTTTGATGAAAAGAAAGATCGAAGTAAACATTCTCACCACGCCAAAGATGCTGCCATACTGACGTTAATACCTGTGGCAGGAAAGAGAGATGAAATACTACGTGAATATTATGAATGTAAGGAAAGACATCAGCCTTTTAGCAATACACCATACCCCGGATTCCGCCGTGAATATGTCATGGATATTGATGATAATATCTTGATTAACAATGTAAAAAACAATCAAATGCTTTCCATTGCTAAGAAAAAAATAAGAAAAAGGGGGAAAGAAGTATTTATACCGGGAACGAATACCCCAATGTGGGCTACCGGAGATTGCATTCGGGGCCAATTGCATCAGGAGACATTTTATGGTGCAATAAAGCCTGCTAAAAGAGATGAGAAGGGAATCCTGATTAAGGATGAAGAAGGAAAATTTGTTCAGGAAAATGAGATACAGTATGTATTAAGAGTACCATTTGAATATAAAAAGGATGCTGGCTCCGTCGGATTTAAAACACTTGAGGAGGTTGAAAAGAAAATAGTAGATGTTGGGTTAAAAGAGCAGATAAGGAAACAGGTAAATGAGGCAGGTAGTCTTAAGGAGGCATTTGAAAAGGGTATTTATATGCTTGATAAGGAAGGAAATAAGGTAAATAAAATACGGCACATAAGGATTTGGGTCACCGTTGTAGAACCCCTTAAAATTAAAAAGCATACTCATCCATCCAGGTTTCCTTACAAACAGGATTATTACGCAGCAAATGCAACGAATAGTTATTTTGCTATTTATAAAGGGGAAGGAAGAAAAGGTTATGATGTAAGAAGTCTTTTTCAGACGGCAAATATACTATCCCTAAATAAGACTAGAAGGCGAGATGAACTATTTGAGTCCTCAAAATCTATTATTAAAGGAAAGAAGACACATACATTACATCTATCCTGTGTTCTTGAAAGAGGTACTAAGGTCATTTTTAGTAAAGGAGAAAATGATGATCTGGCATCTCTTGAACATCGGGAAATATTAAAGAGATTATATGTATTGACGAAATTCGAGAAGGATGGAAGGTTAAATTTCAGGTATCACCTGGAGGCAAGAAATGATATAAAGGATGTATATACAGAATCGGAACTGGATTTTACCACACCCAAACCCACTTTGCGTTTCTCTTATTCGAAGTATGATTTTTGGGTAGAAGGATATGATTTCAATATTAATATGGATGGTAGTATAACTTTTAATACTTCTAAACCATGATTAAACGTACTTTATATTTTGGCAATCCTGCATATTTAAGGACAAGTAATGAACAACTGGTGATAGAATTGCCAGAAACAGGTGAAATTAAAACAGCAGTTATTGAGGATATTGGTATTTTAATATTAGATCATCAGCAGGTGACAGTTACGCAAGCTTTAATCTCTAAATTGCTTTCAAATAATATTGCGTTGATTACGTGCGATAGCAGCCGGCATCCTACCGGTCTTATGTTAAATTTGGATGGTCATACACTACAAAGTCAAAAATTCCAATATCAAATTAGTGCGTCTGTACCCTTGAAAAAACAGCTATGGCAACAAACGGTTGAGGCAAAGCTATGCAACCAGGCAGCGATGCTCAAACAAGAACATTCTGACAATAAGTATATTTTACATCTAATTTCAAAGATAAAGAGTGGGGATAGTGATAACTGTGAAGCACAGGCAGCTGCTTATTACTGGAAATGGATATTCCCCGATTTCCTTTCATTTAAAAGAGAACGTGATGGCGCTCCTCCTAATAATTTACTTAACTATGGGTATGCTATTTTAAGGGCTCTTGTGGCAAGGAGTTTGGTAGGCAGTGGATTATTGCCAACTTTAGGGATCTTCCACAGGAATCAATATAACGCATACTGTCTTGCTGATGATATTATGGAGCCCTACAGACCATTTGTCGATAAAGTGGTATGCCAGATTGTAAGAGGAAATGGAAGATTTCTTGAGATGACTCCGTCTATGAAGAAGGCATTGTTGGAAATACCTGTAATGGATGTAGAAATGGATGGTCAAAAAAGCCCTTTGATGAATGCAGTGCAGCGCACAACAGCAAGTCTTGCTAAATGTTTTGAAGGGAAGACAAGGAGAATATTATATCCTAATTTTATTTAGCGATAAAATGTTTAACAGCCTAAATGCTTATCGAATTATGTGGGTACTCGTTTTTTTTGATTTGCCCACTGAAACAAAGAAGGATAAAAAAAGCTATGCTTTATTCAGGAAGAAAGTATTGGCTGACGGTTTTCAGATGTTTCAGTTTAGTATGTATATAAGGCATTGTAATAGTAAGGAAAATGCTGATGTACATGTTAAGCGGGTGAAAGCGGCATTGCCATCAAAAGGGCATGTTGGAATTATGTGTGTTACTGATAAGCAATTTGGGATGATGGAGATATTTAGGGGCCATAGTCAAACGGAGGTTCCGGGAACGGTACAGCAGTTGGAGTTGTTTTGAAACAGGAATGAAAAAATGCTTGCGGGAAGTGTTTTTTCATTCCTGTTTTATCCACAATTGATTGTATTTCAATTAAATACAAGGTTCCTGTTGTAATTAATCGAAGA
This window of the Chitinophaga sancti genome carries:
- the cas2 gene encoding CRISPR-associated endonuclease Cas2 — translated: MKGRQGEYYILILFSDKMFNSLNAYRIMWVLVFFDLPTETKKDKKSYALFRKKVLADGFQMFQFSMYIRHCNSKENADVHVKRVKAALPSKGHVGIMCVTDKQFGMMEIFRGHSQTEVPGTVQQLELF